From a region of the Streptomyces sp. NBC_01454 genome:
- a CDS encoding ParA family protein has protein sequence MNLKPGVGKTTSAVWLAHALHELGLSPLLVDGDPAASALRWSELAGGFPFPVIALPVGDVHRRVNDFLGDRQAVVLDAPQLEDHPRIARSIMRYAGEWIVPVTPAPIELDRMAPILGEMADVQSLRAEPARTAVLLNRTNRPDATRTGPDADAREALTERGFEVLDTHIARLDLYAQSFGNSVQAKESAYMDFAEELIKRQEES, from the coding sequence GTGAACCTCAAGCCCGGCGTCGGAAAGACGACGAGTGCTGTGTGGCTGGCCCATGCGCTTCATGAGTTGGGACTGTCCCCCCTGCTGGTCGACGGTGACCCAGCCGCTTCCGCGCTGCGCTGGAGCGAGCTGGCCGGTGGCTTTCCGTTTCCGGTGATCGCCCTGCCGGTGGGGGACGTCCACCGTCGCGTGAACGACTTCCTCGGCGACCGGCAGGCCGTCGTGCTCGATGCGCCCCAGCTGGAGGACCATCCCCGGATTGCCCGCAGCATCATGAGGTACGCCGGTGAGTGGATCGTGCCCGTCACTCCCGCTCCCATCGAACTGGACCGGATGGCACCCATCCTCGGTGAGATGGCGGACGTGCAGTCCCTGCGTGCTGAGCCGGCCCGCACAGCGGTCCTGCTCAATCGGACCAACCGTCCCGATGCCACGCGCACCGGGCCCGATGCCGACGCTCGCGAGGCACTTACCGAGCGGGGTTTCGAGGTGCTGGACACCCATATCGCGCGGCTCGACCTGTACGCCCAATCCTTCGGGAACTCGGTCCAGGCCAAGGAGTCGGCGTATATGGACTTCGCGGAGGAATTGATCAAGCGTCAGGAAGAGTCATGA